The sequence GTTATTGGTTATTCGCTTCCTCTCAATAACCAATAACCAATAACCACAAAAAAAGAGCCGCAGTCAACGGTTGACCGGGCTCTTGACTCTGTCTTGGGGCCTGAGAGATTGGGCGAGAACCGTTGCAGCGGACTCTGCTTTCCCCCTTCGGCGCCGGCCTTCGCAATCGAAGCGGCTCTCCAGAGTGCTGTCGGCGGGCGATCCTTTTGCCTGAGAGTTTGGGGACCTCCGCCCAGGGAGGCCCCTTGCACCTTCGGCGACCCACCACTTCGTGGATCCTCTCTCGCACGCTTCGATCAGCAACTATGCGCTTGTTTGGTTGTGGTCGTGTGGCGAGATCGGTTGGCAAACGTCAACCTTCATGCCACACCAGGCAAGTATATCACCGAGCGGTGGCGTCCGTCAACCCACGCTCGGCCAAAACGGCCATGAGCGCCGCCTGCACCTCCTGGGGCGAACGATCGCCATCGATCTCGGCCAGCAGCCCTTTGGCATAATAATAGCCCACCAGCGGCGAGGTCTGCTTGTAGTACACGTACAGGCGATTATGAACCGTATCCGGGTAGTCGTCGGCGCGTTGCAGCAGTTCGGCGCCATCCAGATCACAACGTCCTGCCACCTGCGGTGGGTCGAACTCGATATGATACACGGCGTTGCAGAGCGGGCACAGACGGCGCCCGGTGATGCGACGCATCACCACGCCGTCGTCCACCGCCAGCAGCGGGGCCAGGTCCAGGCCGCCGACCGCCTCCAGCAGCCGATCCAGCGCCGTCGCCTGCGCCAGCGTGCGCGGGAAACCATCGAGGATGACGCCGGCCGCCGCGTCCGGCTCGGCCAGGCGCGCCTCGACCATGCGGATGGTCACCTCATCGGGCACCAGGTCGCCCTGGTCGATAAAGGTTTTCGCCAGCCGGCCCAATTCGGTCTGGTTCTTGATGTGGTGGCGAAAGAGATCGCCGGTAGAAACCTGGGGGATGCCCAACACCCCGGCCAGCGAACGGGCCTGAGTTCCCTTCCCCGAACCAGGCGGCCCCAAAAACACAAGGAAGGTGCGAGAGTTGGCATTGGCAGTCATAACCACGGCCTCGTGAGTAGATGACGTAGGAACGGCCTGCGGAGTCAGACGTCTCGCAGGCCGCCAGTGGGAGCAGAGATTACATTGACCTGACTTTAGCACGGCTTGCCGCGAAGGTCAAGGTTGGAGTAGACTTATGCGCGGTTACGGACTCTCAACCCCGATTCGGACGCTCCGCCATGCAACTTCTCCTCGCCATCATCCACGACGAAGACGCCGACCCGCTCGGCAAGCGCCTCAACGCCCTGGGTTTTCGCATCACCCGCTTTCAGACCGTGGGCGGCTTCCTCAGCGCGGCCAACGCCACCGTCGTCATGGCAGTACATGACGACGAGATCGAGCAGGTGCTGGCCGTCATCCGCTCCGTCTGTCGCACCCGCCACACCATCATCAGCCCCATCCCCTGGGCGGTCGAGCCGGGCCAGGCGCCGTTTGCCGCGCCGGCCGCCCCGTTGGAAGCCGAAGTGGGCGGGGCCACCGTTTTTTGTCTGCCGGTGCAAGGATTCCACCGTCTCCCCGGCGCCCTCTCCCCATCTCCCGAACCCTCCCCCCGACCAAGAGGCAGTACGATGAACCTTGTCCTCGCCATCGTCCACAACGACGACGCCGCCGCCATCGCCAACGCCCTTCTGGCCGCCGACCACCGCCTGACGCGCATCAACACCGCCGGCGGCTTCCTGCGCCGTGGCAATGTCACCCTCCTCATCGGCGTCGAAGCCGACAAGACCGAGCAAGTGCTGGCGATCATATCGGCCCACGCCCGCGCCCGCGGCGCCACGGCCGAAGAAAGCGCCAGCCAGGGAGCCACGGTCTTTGTCCTTGAGGCGGCGCGCTTCCTGCAAATCTGAATGGAATCCTCACCCGATCCTGCCCCCAACCCGGCCGGCCCGTCTCAGCCTGAGTTGCCGGCCACGCTGCCCCTGCTGCCGTTGCGGGGAGTGGTGTTCTATCCCCTGATGTGGCTGCCGATCACCGTCGGCCAGCCCCGCTCGCGGCGCATCCTCGAAGACCTGAGCACCCGCCGGCAACGCTTCCTGGCGCTCTCGGCCAGCATCGACCCCAGCCAGGAGGAACCCGGCCCCGACGGCATCCATGTCATCGGCGTCATCGCCCGCATCGAGCGGCTGATGCGCCAGCCCGATGGCAACCTGCGCGTCATCCTCCAGGGCGTCGAGCGCATGCACATCGACCGCTTCGTTGCGGTCGAACCCTATCTCCAGGTTGCGTTCACGCCCCTGCCCGACCAGATTGCCGGCGACGCCGCCGAACAGGCCCTGGGGCGGGCGGCGCAGGACCTTTTCGCCAGCCTGGTGGCCCACTCGCCGCAGCTGCCCAACCAGCTCGATTCGGCCGTGCGCAATGTGGCCGATGCCCGCCAGCTCGTCTACCTCATTGCCGCCAGCAGCAACC comes from Caldilineales bacterium and encodes:
- a CDS encoding adenylate kinase codes for the protein MTANANSRTFLVFLGPPGSGKGTQARSLAGVLGIPQVSTGDLFRHHIKNQTELGRLAKTFIDQGDLVPDEVTIRMVEARLAEPDAAAGVILDGFPRTLAQATALDRLLEAVGGLDLAPLLAVDDGVVMRRITGRRLCPLCNAVYHIEFDPPQVAGRCDLDGAELLQRADDYPDTVHNRLYVYYKQTSPLVGYYYAKGLLAEIDGDRSPQEVQAALMAVLAERGLTDATAR
- a CDS encoding cyclic-di-AMP receptor; this encodes MQLLLAIIHDEDADPLGKRLNALGFRITRFQTVGGFLSAANATVVMAVHDDEIEQVLAVIRSVCRTRHTIISPIPWAVEPGQAPFAAPAAPLEAEVGGATVFCLPVQGFHRLPGALSPSPEPSPRPRGSTMNLVLAIVHNDDAAAIANALLAADHRLTRINTAGGFLRRGNVTLLIGVEADKTEQVLAIISAHARARGATAEESASQGATVFVLEAARFLQI